The Scomber scombrus chromosome 5, fScoSco1.1, whole genome shotgun sequence genome window below encodes:
- the LOC133980647 gene encoding coatomer subunit beta'-like, whose amino-acid sequence MPLRLDIKRKLTARSDRVKSVDLHPTEPWMVASLYSGSVVVWNHESQTMVKVFELCDLPVRVARFVARKHWVIAGSDDMHIRVFNYNTLERVHLFEAHSDYIRCIAVHPTQPYILTSSDDMLIKLWDWDRKWACTQVFEGHTHYVMQIVINPKDNNQFASASLDRTIKVWQLGSRTPNFTLEGHEKGVNCIDYYSGGDKPYLISGADDRLVKIWDYQNKTCVQTLEGHAQNVTCVSFHPELPIILTGSEDGTVRVWHSNTYRLENTLNYGMERVWCICGQPGSNSVALGYDEGSIIIKLGREEPAMSMDSSGKVMWARHSEVQQANLKAMGEAEMKDGEKLVLSVKDMGSCEIYPQTIQHSPNGRFVVVCGDGEYIIYTAMALRNKSFGSAQEFVWAHDSSQYAIREGNSMVKLFKNFKDKKTFKPDFGAESIFGGFLLGVRSNSGLAFYDWENAELIRRIEIQPKHIFWSDSGELVSIATDESFFVLRYLPEKVAAVQESKEPMTEDGIEDAFEVLGEVQEVIKTGVWVGDCFIYTSSVNRLNYYVGGEIITIAHMDRTMYLLGYIPKDDRLYLGDKELHVISFSLLLSVLEYQTAVMRRDFTTADKVLPTIPKEQRTRVANFLEKQGFKKQALAVSTDPDHQFELALQLGELKTAYQLATEAESEQKWKQLAELATTKCQFSLAQECLHQAQDYGGLLLLATASGNATMVGKLAEGAERDGKTNVAFITYFMQGRLEKCLDLLIKTDRLPEAAFLARTYLPSHVPRVVKLWKESLSKVNQKAADALADPTQYSNLFPGLQQTLVAEQYLKETHIGVRPAAEYPLITPNEDRNVLEESAGFVVKGGITEPEEVMESMDVAATTDAAPAEATLMEEPIPQEQGSVDGLLTTEEEEEAIPTEATTLPVTITEQEVEPILAPSVSSEVAAPEPELEMEMEMEVEMESSVSVEEPIADIPPQEPEIVQPSPVEDIRSSVEEDVLEMSPATAVITSACASETSLIETTSETIIATEEAPHEAVVEETIATEDALVTTVLTDDIDVTASEAIATEETPVDEELEKDVVASEAPATIDAVAAVNETPVTEENVTSSVAVEELISFENTDSPLIDVLVPVPVQSFPDLDADPLLDPLDDAMPVLEPLPAQEEQTTALPVKPEDKPKPAVPLQAEPEVLSPAAAPAVGGVVEEAAPEGDEEPTEEPAEDLEADLNDEDLDDLDLENLDLEDIDTTDINLDDDFLDD is encoded by the exons TGGACATCAAGCGGAAGCTGACGGCTCGGTCCGACCGGGTGAAAAGTGTGGATCTGCATCCCACTGAACCCTGGATGGTGGCGAGCCTCTACAGCGGCAGTGTAGTGGTCTGGAACCATGAGTCACAG acgaTGGTGAAAGTCTTTGAGCTGTGTGATCTGCCCGTCAGAGTGGCCAGGTTTGTAGCCAGGAAACACTGGGTGATTGCTGGATCA GATGACATGCACATCCGCGTGTTCAATTACAACACTCTGGAGAGAGTTCACTTGTTTGAGGCTCACTCTGACTACATCCGCTGCATCGCTGTCCACCCTACACAGCCCTACATCCTCACCAGCAGTG acgACATGCTGATCAAACTGTGGGACTGGGACAGAAAATGGGCATGCACTCAGGTGTttgagggacacacacactatgtCATGCAGATAGTCATCAACCCTAAAGACAACAACCAGTTTGCAAGCGCCTCGCTCGACAGAACTATTaag GTGTGGCAGCTGGGCTCCCGGACCCCCAACTTCACTCTGGAGGGCCATGAGAAGGGAGTGAACTGCATCGATTACTACAGTGGAGGAGACAAACCCTACCTCATATCAGGGGCTGACGACCGCTTGGTCAAAATCTGGGATTATCAG AACAAAACCTGTGTTCAGACTCTGGAGGGTCACGCCCAGAACGTGACCTGCGTCAGCTTCCACCCTGAGCTGCCGATCATCCTCACAGGCTCCGAGGACG GCACTGTTCGAGTGTGGCACTCCAACACCTACCGACTAGAAAACACACTCAACTATGGCATGGAGAGGGTGTGGTGTATCTGTGGCCAGCCTGGCTCTAATAGTGTGGCTTTGGGCTATGATGAAGGAAGCATCATCATCAAG CTGGGTCGGGAGGAGCCGGCCATGTCCATGGACTCCAGTGGGAAGGTCATGTGGGCTCGCCACTCTGAGGTGCAGCAGGCCAACCTGAAAGCAATGGGAGAGGCAgagatgaaggatggagagaagcTGGTGCTGAGTGTCAAAGACATGGGCAGCTGTGAGATTTACCCCCAGACCATCCAGCACAGCCCCAACGGGAG GTTTGTAGTGGTGTGTGGAGACGGGGAGTATATCATCTACACCGCCATGGCCCTGAGGAACAAGAGCTTTGGCTCAGCTCAAGAGTTTGTTTGGGCGCATGATTCCTCACA GTATGCCATAAGGGAAGGAAACAGTATGGTCAAACTCTTTAAGAATTTCAAAGATAAGAAGACTTTCAAACCTGACTTTGGGGCTGAAA GTATCTTTGGTGGATTCTTACTGGGAGTGAGGTCAAACAGTGGCCTGGCCTTCTACGACTGGGAGAACGCCGAACTGATCCGCCGCATTGAGATTCAACCGAAACAC ATCTTCTGGTCTGACTCTGGGGAGCTGGTGTCCATCGCCACAGACGAGTCTTTCTTTGTGCTGCGCTACCTACCAGAGAAAGTTGCAGCAGTCCAGGAGTCCAAGGAACCGATGACGGAAGACGGTATCGAGGACGCCTTTGAG GTGCTGGGGGAGGTCCAGGAGGTGATAAAGACAGGCGTTTGGGTGGGAGACTGCTTCATCTACACCAGCTCTGTTAACAGACTCAACTACTATGTTGGCGGAGAGATTATCACCATCGCTCACATGGACAG GACCATGTATCTGCTGGGCTACATCCCCAAGGATGACCGTCTCTACCTCGGAGACAAGGAGCTGCATGTAATCAGCTTCTCCCTGCTGCTTTCAGTGCTGGAATACCAGACAGCTGTCATGAGGAGGGACTTCACCACGGCCGACAAGGTTCTCCCCACAATCCCCAAGGAGCAGAGGACTAGGGTAGCCAACTTTTTAGAAAAACAG GGCTTCAAAAAGCAGGCCCTGGCTGTGTCCACTGACCCAGACCACCAGTTTGAACTGGCTCTGCAGCTGGGAGAGCTCAAGACAGCCTATCAACTGGCCACAGAGGCGGAG TCAGAGCAGAAATGGAAGCAGTTGGCAGAGCTCGCTACTACAAAGTGCCAGTTTAGCTTGGCTCAGGAGTGTCTGCACCAAGCTCAGGATTATGGGGGATTATTGCTGCTGGCCACCGCCTCGGGCAACGCCACCATGGTGGGAAAACTGGCCGAGGGGGCAGAGAGGGATGGCAAGACCAACGTGGCTTTCATCACCTACTTCATGCAGGGGAG ATTGGAGAAATGTCTGGACCTTCTCATCAAAACAGATCGTTTGCCAGAAGCTGCGTTCCTGGCAAGAACATATCTGCCAAGCCATGTGCCAAG GGTGGTAAAGCTGTGGAAGGAGAGTCTGTCCAAGGTCAACCAGAAGGCAGCAGATGCTCTGGCTGACCCCACCCAGTACAGCAACCTGTTCCCCGGCCTCCAGCAAACCCTGGTAGCTGAGCAGTACCTAAAGGAGACTCATATCGGGGTCAGACCTGCAGCAGAATATCCACTCATCACG ccaAATGAGGACCGTAATGTTCTggaggaatctgcaggttttgTGGTTAAAGGAGGGATCACTGAGCCAGAG gaagtgatggagagcatGGATGTAGCAGCAACAACAGACGCTGCACCTGCAGAAGCAACATTAATGGAAGAGCCCATACCACAAGAGCAGGGGTCTGTAGATGGTCTTTtaacaacagaagaagaagaagaagccatCCCAACAGAAGCAACCACTCTGCCTGTTACCATAACAGAGCAAGAAGTTGAGCCAATACTAGCACCATCAGTGTCCTCTGAGGTGGCTGCACCTGAACCAGagctggagatggagatggagatggaggtggAGATGGAGTCTTCAGTCTCTGTAGAGGAACCTATCGCAGACATTCCCCCCCAAGAGCCAGAGATAGTGCAGCCCAGTCCTGTGGAAGATATCAGATCTTCAGTTGAGGAGGATGTGCTGGAAATGTCTCCAGCAACTGCCGTCATAACTTCTGCCTGTGCTTCTGAAACTTCTCTTATTGAGACAACATCAGAAACCATCATTGCAACAGAAGAAGCACCACAtgaagcagtggtggaagaaaccATAGCAACAGAGGATGCCCTAGTAACCACTGTTCTAACAGATGATATTGATGTAACAGCATCAGAAGCTATAGCAACTGAGGAAACACCTGTTGATGAAGAACTGGAAAAAGATGTAGTCGCTTCAGAAGCACCGGCCACTATAGATGCAGTGGCAGCAGTAAATGAGACTCCTGTTACTGAGGAAAATGTGACATCATCCGTAGCAGTGGAGGAGCTCATCAGTTTTGAGAACACAGACAGTCCTCTGATAGATGTGCTTGTTCCAGTCCCAGTCCAAAGCTTTCCAGATTTGGACGCTGACCCACTTTTAGACCCACTTGATGATGCAATGCCAGTATTGGAGCCACTCCCAGCACAAGAGGAACAAACCACAGCACTCCCAGTAAAGCCAGAGGACAAGCCGAAGCCTGCTGTGCCTCTGCAGGCTGAGCCGGAGGTTTTATCcccagcagcagctcctgcagTGGGGGGTGTAGTGGAGGAGGCAGCTCCTGAGGGAGATGAGGAACCAACAGAGGAACCAGCAGAGGACCTCGAGGCAGATCTGAATGATGAG GACCTGGATGATCTGGATCTGGAAAATCTTGACCTGGAAGATATCGACACTACAGATATCAACCTGGATGACGATTTCTTGGATGACTAG
- the mrps22 gene encoding 28S ribosomal protein S22, mitochondrial, which yields MAGLGTVRCLFRSYSRVKNAQRSHQMLVRCSGRTLCSGTQDTAPSDHAKPQYTDPAVQDILTRITGLDLQKVFRPIKEELTPPTYKLMTDDQLAQAVELATEQAQKLLQMPPVLPERKPIDDVLSEDKILDGMSKAKYVFTDITFNIPHRERFIVVREPNGTLRKANWEERDRLIQVYFPKEGRKITPPLIFKEENLKMVFSQDRHEDVLNLCLVQFEPDSPEYIRVHAATYEDLDKHGKYELLSSTRHFGGMAWYLVNARRVDGLVVDMLKRERFQDAVSLVSLFHMAHPHSESAQEAASQQATGTDLLKIYAQKESQRSGYIELALQAYEQTAANSSAV from the exons ATGGCGGGGCTCGGTACGGTGCGGTGCTTATTTCGAAGCTACTCTCGAGTGAAAAATGCTCAGAGGAGCCACCAAATGTTGGTCAGATGCAGCGGCAGGACGCTTTGTAGCGGGACACAAGATACCG CCCCCTCAGACCATGCAAAGCCCCAGTACACAGATCCAGCCGTGCAGGACATTCTCACCAGGATAACAGGCCTGGACCTGCAGAAAGTGTTCCGGCCCATTAAAGAGGAGCTGACGCCGCCCACTTACAAACTCATGACCGATGATCAGCTGGCGCAG gcgGTGGAGTTAGCCACAGAGCAGGCTCAGAAGCTGCTCCAGATGCCCCCTGTCTTACCAGAGAGGAAGCCCATCGACGATGTGCTGTCAGAGGACAAGATCCTGGACGGCATGAGCAAAGCCAAATACGTCTTCACTGATATCACCTTCAACATCCCACACAGG GAGAGGTTCATTGTTGTACGAGAACCCAACGGGACTCTTAGGAAAGCAAACTGGGAGGAGAGAGACCGGCTCATTCAGGTCTATTTCCCCAAGGAAGGCCGCAAAATCACACCACCTCTCATCTTCAAGGAGGAGAACCTCAAG aTGGTGTTTTCTCAGGACCGGCATGAAGACGTGTTGAACCTGTGTCTGGTCCAATTTGAACCCGACTCTCCAGAATACATCAGG GTGCATGCAGCTACTTACGAAGATTTGGACAAGCATGGCAAATATGAGCTGCTGTCCTCCACCAGACACTTTGGGGGCATGGCCTGGTACCTAGTGAACGCTCGCAGGGTGGACGGGCTCGTTGTGGACATGCTGAAGAGAGAGCG gttcCAGGATGCAGTGAGCCTTGTGTCCTTGTTCCACATGGCTCACCCTCACAGTGAGTCAGCCCAGGAAGCTGCCAGCCAGCAAGCCACTGGCACTGACCTACTGAAG ATCTATGCCCAGAAGGAGTCGCAGAGGTCGGGCTACATCGAGCTGGCCCTGCAGGCGTATGAACAGACTGCTGCTAACAGCTCGGCCGTCTGA